One genomic window of Halococcus salifodinae DSM 8989 includes the following:
- a CDS encoding cold-shock protein: protein MATGTVDFFNDTGGYGFIDSEDSEEDVFFHMEDIGGPDLEEDTEVEFDIEQADKGPRATNLTRQ from the coding sequence ATGGCAACAGGTACGGTCGACTTCTTCAACGACACTGGCGGCTACGGTTTCATCGACTCTGAGGACTCCGAGGAGGACGTCTTCTTCCACATGGAAGATATCGGCGGCCCGGATCTCGAAGAGGACACCGAAGTCGAATTCGACATCGAACAGGCAGACAAAGGACCCCGAGCGACCAACCTCACCCGACAGTAA
- a CDS encoding MATE family efflux transporter: MRIRERLASVFKSREEFDLTSGGIAKPLFYLSLPLVITNLLQTAYNLADTFWLGQYSTDALAAISFAFPMVFFLISLALGLSVAGSVLVAQHTGAGNEERAAYAASQTVSIAIIGSIVLGLLSYPFVDEFVRLLGASPAVAVLVTEYMRVYALGLVFVFGFFMFVSLMRGYGDTITPMLVMAGTVVLNVAIDPILILGWGPVPELGVEGAAIATVFSRAIAFVVGFAIMVRGSRGVTINLRDMVPDPEFAKTLFRIGIPASIEGTGRAISINLMLVIIATFSTSVVAAYGIGTRVFSVVFLPAIALSQGVETMTGQNVGAGKPDRAAQTNRLAAKAMFVGLTVLGIVSWIAADPIVAVFTSDAAVIDIGARFLRYVAPTFGFIGIMYAYTGGFRGTGQTTVAAAISILMLGVIRVPFAWLVADPLGTPGIWLSFAISNVAGAAIAYLWFRRGGWRSTDLTGQHGRTGTPDAPDADAAVDD; this comes from the coding sequence ATGAGGATTCGGGAACGGCTCGCAAGCGTGTTCAAGTCGCGCGAGGAGTTCGATCTCACGTCCGGCGGCATCGCGAAACCCCTCTTTTACCTCTCGCTGCCGCTCGTGATCACGAACCTGCTCCAGACCGCCTACAACCTCGCTGATACGTTCTGGCTCGGCCAGTACAGCACGGACGCGCTCGCGGCGATCAGTTTCGCGTTCCCGATGGTCTTCTTTCTCATCTCGCTCGCGCTCGGGCTCTCGGTCGCCGGCAGCGTTCTCGTTGCCCAGCATACCGGCGCTGGCAACGAGGAGCGCGCCGCCTACGCCGCCTCCCAGACGGTCTCGATCGCGATCATCGGCTCGATCGTGCTGGGGCTGCTCAGCTACCCGTTCGTCGACGAGTTCGTCCGGCTGCTCGGTGCGTCGCCCGCCGTCGCGGTGCTCGTGACCGAGTACATGCGGGTCTACGCGTTGGGGCTCGTGTTCGTGTTCGGCTTCTTCATGTTCGTCTCGCTGATGAGAGGCTACGGCGACACGATCACGCCGATGCTCGTGATGGCCGGGACGGTCGTGCTCAACGTCGCGATCGATCCGATCTTGATCCTCGGCTGGGGGCCGGTCCCCGAGCTCGGCGTCGAGGGCGCGGCGATCGCGACGGTGTTCTCACGCGCGATCGCGTTCGTCGTCGGGTTCGCGATCATGGTCCGTGGCTCGCGCGGCGTGACGATCAATCTCCGCGATATGGTTCCCGATCCGGAGTTCGCCAAGACGCTCTTCCGGATCGGTATCCCGGCGTCGATCGAGGGGACCGGCCGGGCGATCTCGATCAACCTGATGCTGGTGATCATCGCGACGTTCTCGACGTCGGTGGTCGCCGCCTACGGCATCGGGACACGGGTGTTCTCGGTCGTGTTCCTGCCCGCGATCGCGCTCTCGCAGGGCGTCGAGACGATGACGGGCCAGAACGTGGGTGCTGGCAAGCCGGACCGCGCTGCACAGACCAACCGCCTCGCAGCGAAAGCGATGTTCGTCGGTCTCACCGTTCTCGGGATCGTCTCGTGGATCGCGGCCGACCCGATCGTGGCGGTGTTCACGTCCGACGCGGCAGTGATCGACATCGGCGCGCGATTCCTCCGCTACGTCGCGCCGACGTTCGGGTTCATCGGGATCATGTACGCCTACACCGGAGGCTTCCGCGGCACCGGTCAGACTACCGTCGCCGCCGCGATCTCGATCCTGATGCTCGGGGTGATCCGGGTCCCGTTCGCGTGGCTCGTCGCCGACCCGCTCGGCACGCCGGGCATCTGGCTCTCGTTTGCGATCTCGAACGTCGCCGGCGCGGCGATCGCGTACCTGTGGTTCCGCCGCGGCGGGTGGCGCTCGACCGACCTCACCGGACAGCACGGGCGGACGGGCACGCCGGACGCTCCGGACGCGGACGCCGCAGTCGACGACTGA
- a CDS encoding TetR/AcrR family transcriptional regulator gives MTDELIRATYAALCKHGYADLTMQDIADESSKSKAALHYHYDTKQDLLLAFLAALYEDFTDRLRAPDDDDPAARLVAFIDRALTPPERDDQRAFQTAILAIKAQVPYDDAFGERIAEFDAFVHDQCRAIVTEGIEQGVFRDVDPDRVATFLVTLFNGAHVRWVTEGQSADVTQELFVEYVRSQLLANGWEVAAE, from the coding sequence ATGACCGACGAACTCATTCGTGCGACCTACGCCGCGCTCTGCAAACACGGCTATGCGGATCTCACGATGCAGGACATCGCGGACGAGTCGAGCAAAAGCAAGGCCGCGCTTCATTACCACTACGACACCAAGCAGGACCTCCTGCTCGCCTTTCTCGCCGCACTCTACGAGGACTTCACCGACCGACTCCGGGCTCCGGATGACGACGATCCCGCGGCGCGGCTCGTGGCGTTCATCGATAGAGCGCTGACGCCGCCGGAGCGTGACGACCAGCGCGCGTTCCAGACCGCGATCCTCGCGATCAAGGCCCAGGTCCCCTACGACGACGCGTTCGGCGAGCGGATCGCGGAGTTCGACGCGTTCGTCCACGACCAGTGCCGGGCAATCGTGACCGAGGGGATCGAGCAGGGCGTCTTCCGCGACGTCGATCCCGACCGGGTCGCGACCTTCCTCGTGACGCTGTTCAATGGCGCGCACGTCCGCTGGGTGACCGAGGGACAGTCGGCCGACGTCACCCAGGAGCTGTTCGTCGAGTACGTCCGGAGTCAGTTACTCGCTAACGGCTGGGAGGTCGCCGCCGAATGA
- a CDS encoding DASH family cryptochrome: protein MTDTAVVWFRTDLRTHDNEALVRAVDEYDTVLPVYCFDPREFDETMFDLPKTGPYRARFLVDSVRDLRRSLRQAGGDLLVRQGKTENVVPQLAAEHGADIVHYHTTPATEERAIENGVTDGLDEHGIDSRDFWGKTLYHVEDLPTRVERIDDTFTPWRQTVEDGATVRDPLDAPTSIVLPESAGDEPGTIPTPGDLGIEEREPDDRAAIEFVGGESAGLRRLTEYVWEGDHLREYKETRNGLLGADYSSKFSAWLAVGCLSPRLIHEHVERYERERVANDSTYWLVFELLWRDFMTFQFEKHGADFFTSTGIRDVTKEWRHDETAFERWAAGDTGVPFVDANMRELNETGFMSNRGRQNVASFLADALGIDWRKGAAYFESRLVDYDVCSNWGNWAYQAGVGNDSRDGYFDVLGQGERYDSNAAYIRHWLPELDALPADACHEPWKLSSVQQEMYGVQLGEDYPEPMISVEAVYDRLDG, encoded by the coding sequence ATGACCGACACCGCCGTTGTCTGGTTCCGGACCGATCTCCGGACCCACGACAACGAGGCACTCGTCCGCGCCGTCGACGAGTATGATACTGTGCTCCCGGTGTACTGCTTCGACCCGCGCGAGTTCGACGAGACGATGTTCGATCTCCCGAAGACCGGCCCCTACCGAGCGCGATTCCTCGTCGATAGCGTCCGTGACCTCCGAAGATCGCTGCGCCAGGCGGGCGGTGACCTCCTCGTTCGACAGGGAAAGACCGAGAACGTCGTTCCGCAACTCGCTGCCGAACACGGGGCCGACATCGTCCACTACCACACGACGCCAGCGACCGAGGAGCGCGCCATCGAGAACGGTGTGACCGACGGGCTCGACGAGCACGGAATCGATAGTCGTGACTTCTGGGGCAAGACGCTGTATCACGTCGAGGACCTCCCGACTCGCGTCGAACGGATCGACGACACGTTCACGCCGTGGCGACAGACCGTCGAGGACGGTGCGACGGTGCGCGATCCCCTCGATGCCCCCACGTCGATCGTCCTTCCAGAGAGCGCTGGCGACGAACCGGGCACGATCCCGACGCCAGGTGACCTTGGGATCGAGGAACGCGAACCGGACGATCGGGCGGCGATCGAGTTCGTCGGCGGCGAGTCGGCTGGGCTCCGGCGGCTGACGGAGTACGTCTGGGAGGGTGATCACCTGCGCGAGTACAAAGAGACCCGGAACGGACTCCTGGGTGCTGACTACTCCTCGAAGTTCTCGGCGTGGCTCGCGGTCGGCTGTCTCTCGCCCAGGCTGATCCACGAGCACGTCGAGCGGTACGAGCGCGAACGAGTTGCCAACGACTCGACGTACTGGCTCGTTTTCGAACTCCTCTGGCGCGATTTCATGACGTTCCAGTTCGAAAAGCACGGTGCCGATTTCTTCACGTCGACGGGGATTCGGGACGTCACGAAGGAGTGGCGACACGACGAGACGGCCTTCGAGCGGTGGGCAGCCGGCGACACAGGGGTTCCGTTCGTCGACGCCAACATGCGCGAACTCAACGAGACAGGGTTCATGTCGAACCGTGGCCGCCAGAACGTCGCGAGCTTCCTCGCCGACGCGCTCGGGATCGACTGGCGGAAAGGGGCGGCGTACTTCGAGTCGCGACTCGTCGACTACGACGTGTGCTCGAACTGGGGGAACTGGGCGTACCAGGCGGGCGTCGGCAACGACTCGCGCGACGGCTACTTCGACGTGCTCGGCCAGGGCGAGCGCTACGACTCGAATGCGGCGTACATCAGACACTGGTTGCCCGAACTCGACGCGCTCCCTGCCGACGCCTGTCACGAACCCTGGAAACTTTCGTCGGTCCAACAAGAAATGTACGGCGTCCAGCTCGGCGAGGACTACCCGGAGCCGATGATCAGCGTTGAAGCGGTGTACGACCGGCTGGACGGCTGA
- a CDS encoding 3-hydroxyacyl-CoA dehydrogenase/enoyl-CoA hydratase family protein yields the protein MNAEDIETIAVLGAGNMGHGIAEVAALAGYEVRLRDINEELVESGYDDIEWSLGKLEERDQLSEEEADAALDRVTPVVELEDAVSEVDFVIEVVPEKMDIKQDVYREVEEHAPDEALFVTNTSSLSITDLAEVTDRPERFCGMHFFNPPVRMQLVEVIAGAETADETLDTVEALAEGFGKTPVRVRKDSPGFIVNRVLVPLMNEAAWLVEEDVATIAEVDSATKFDMGLPMGSFELADQVGIDVGYHVLEYMHETLGGAYEPSPLLAEKVENDELGKKTGTGFYDYEDGEGADIPTDAGSEAIESRLLAVMANEVAKLIGGDVAPASDIDEAVMLGAGFPSGPAKLADERGLEDLHATLDDLHGETGAARYEPADYLAEAAESGGFYDRNGDGDTGEVAFENIEVSYPGEQVGRIALDRTHRMNTINLDLLDELGTAIDQLEADDDVRALLIVGAGDQAFSAGADVQSMAASAAPLDAIELSRKGQQTFGKLQECDMPVVAGIDGYCLGGGMELATCADLRIATERTEFGQPELDLGLLPGWGGTQRLQQIVGMGRAKEIILTAERYEASEMAEFGFVNEVVDGDLESAAFEQAADLAAGPPIAQKFTKRAMLRGWEDTDAGLEIESQAFGHLVNTDDLMEGVTAFMGDGEPEFEGK from the coding sequence TCGGCAAGCTCGAAGAGCGCGACCAGCTGAGCGAGGAGGAGGCCGACGCCGCGCTCGATCGCGTGACGCCGGTGGTCGAGCTCGAAGACGCGGTCTCCGAGGTGGACTTCGTGATCGAGGTCGTCCCCGAGAAGATGGACATCAAACAGGACGTCTATCGGGAAGTCGAGGAGCACGCCCCCGACGAGGCGCTGTTCGTCACGAACACTTCCTCGCTCTCGATCACCGACCTCGCGGAGGTCACCGACCGACCCGAACGGTTCTGCGGGATGCACTTCTTCAATCCTCCTGTGAGAATGCAGCTCGTCGAGGTGATCGCCGGGGCCGAAACCGCCGACGAGACCCTCGACACCGTCGAGGCGCTCGCCGAGGGGTTCGGCAAGACACCCGTGCGCGTCCGGAAGGACAGTCCGGGGTTCATCGTCAACAGAGTTCTCGTGCCGCTGATGAACGAGGCCGCGTGGCTGGTCGAGGAGGACGTCGCCACGATCGCCGAAGTCGACAGCGCGACCAAGTTCGATATGGGCCTCCCGATGGGGAGCTTCGAACTCGCGGACCAAGTCGGGATCGACGTGGGCTATCACGTCCTCGAATACATGCACGAGACGCTGGGCGGGGCCTACGAGCCGAGTCCGCTGCTCGCCGAGAAGGTCGAGAACGACGAACTCGGCAAGAAAACCGGAACCGGATTCTACGACTACGAAGACGGTGAGGGGGCCGATATTCCGACTGATGCCGGCAGCGAGGCGATCGAATCCCGACTCCTGGCGGTGATGGCGAACGAGGTCGCGAAGCTCATCGGTGGCGACGTCGCGCCGGCAAGCGACATCGACGAGGCCGTAATGCTCGGCGCGGGTTTCCCGAGCGGGCCGGCGAAGCTCGCGGACGAACGCGGGCTCGAGGATCTCCACGCCACGCTCGACGACCTCCACGGCGAGACCGGCGCAGCGCGGTACGAACCCGCCGACTACCTCGCCGAGGCCGCCGAATCGGGCGGGTTCTACGACCGCAACGGTGACGGCGACACGGGGGAGGTCGCCTTCGAGAACATCGAGGTCAGCTACCCCGGCGAGCAGGTCGGGAGGATCGCGCTCGATCGGACCCACCGGATGAACACGATCAACCTCGACCTGCTCGACGAGCTCGGGACCGCGATCGATCAGTTAGAAGCCGACGACGACGTGCGCGCACTCCTGATCGTCGGCGCGGGCGATCAGGCCTTTTCGGCGGGCGCGGACGTCCAGTCGATGGCCGCGAGCGCTGCCCCGCTCGACGCGATCGAACTCTCGCGAAAGGGCCAGCAGACGTTCGGCAAGCTCCAAGAGTGCGACATGCCGGTCGTGGCGGGGATCGACGGCTACTGTCTCGGCGGCGGGATGGAGCTCGCGACGTGTGCCGACCTCCGGATCGCGACCGAGCGCACGGAGTTCGGTCAGCCCGAACTCGACCTCGGGCTCCTCCCGGGCTGGGGCGGCACCCAGCGCCTCCAGCAGATCGTGGGGATGGGCCGCGCGAAGGAGATCATTCTGACCGCCGAGCGCTACGAGGCGAGCGAGATGGCGGAGTTCGGGTTCGTAAACGAGGTCGTCGACGGGGACCTCGAATCCGCGGCGTTCGAGCAGGCCGCGGACCTCGCTGCCGGTCCGCCGATCGCCCAGAAGTTCACGAAACGCGCCATGCTTCGTGGCTGGGAGGACACCGACGCAGGCCTCGAAATCGAGTCCCAGGCGTTCGGTCACCTCGTCAACACCGACGACCTCATGGAGGGCGTCACGGCGTTCATGGGTGACGGCGAGCCCGAGTTCGAAGGGAAGTAG